TCTTGATGCTGCCTTTTGTGGATCAACGACCGGAGCGCTCTCCTTTTCATCGTCCGGTCGCCGTCTTGTCCATGCTTTTGGTTCTGGGGAGTATGCTGGGATTGTCCATCGCCGCGGAAGCAGGCTTCAAAAAGCTCGTGCCCCTTGATCCGGCAGCAGTGAAGAGGGGAAAACTTGTGTTCGAGCATTCGGGATGCATGGGGTGCCATACGGTGATGGGAAAGGGGGGACATATCGGCCCCGACCTATCAGAAGAAGGGCTTGTTGGTCATTCGGAGCACTGGCTGATCGTTCAGTTTGTTAACTCTTCGGCCCACTTTCCGGGTTCTCCAATGCCGCCCTTTACCTTTCTGACACCTGAACAGAGACATGATCTGGCCCAGTATGTCTCCTCTTTGGGCCGGACCGGATGGCCGGATACGACGCGCTAGGTCTTTTCTGAAAAAGGGGACGGACTTTTTACTTAAGCGTTTTCAGGAGATGAATGGCCCGGGTTTTTTCAGGCTTGCCGACAAAATACACCCTTCCGTTGACAAGGGTGGTCGGAACCGACTGAATGGAGTGACGTTGAGCCAGTTCTTTTCCCCGTTCGGAATCGATGTTGATTTCCTCATACTGAAAGGGAATATCGTTTCTCAGGGATTTCCAGAAAGATTTTGTTGCCGGACAACTTGAACACCAGTCGGCATAGAGGACCGAAACCTTGGCCATTTGGGTTGCTCCTTATTGAACGGGTAACATCATTCAAGGGTTCAGGAAGAGACCCGGGACAAGAAACGAGCGGTGCCGGGGACTTTTTTTTCATGATACAATGAGCCCTCTGGCGCGACAAGATCCCTATTGTCCAACAAGGAGGACACGTGCACGTTCATTTTCAGGCCATTTTTGCCGGAGCCGCAGTCGGGGCGGCATTCGGCTTTTTCCTTTCTGTCTGGAACCGCCGTCAGGCAGCATGTGGAGAGGTGTGCCGGCTGAATGGCGATCCCCGTGTTGCGACGTTGGCTTATGCCTTGATTGGCGCTTTCCTCGGAGGCACCTTTGAATTCTGATCATCAGGGGGCGGGGTTTCCCAAGCCGGTTGGTCCATATTCGATTTTCCGTGAGGCGGAGGGATGGATCTTCCTGTCGGGGCAGATTGGGCTGGATCCGTCCACGGGAAAGATCGTCGAAGGGGGTGTGGAAGCGGAAACCCGGCGGATTTTGTCCAACATGGAGGGTATTTTTTTGCAAGCGGGCATCGGTTGGGAAAACTGCCTGAAAATGACAATTTATCTGGTTGATATGCAAGATTTTGAGAAGGTCAATGAAGTTTATGGAAGAACTTTAAGGGAGCCGTTTCCCGCCCGGTCGACTGTGGGAGTGAGTGCCTTGCCGAAAGGGGCCAGGATCGAAATGGAAGCGATCGCGAGAAAGCCGGCTCCCTAGAAATCCTGGATTCCTGACTTTCCCGCAATGGGTTTTCTGTCAGAGCGCTTTTTTGATGCTCCCGGAGCGGATGCAACGGGTACAAACGCGTATGCGTCTTGCCTGGCCATTCACCAGAGCACGGACATTCTGAAGGTTGGGCTTGAAAATTCTTTTGGTTACCCGGTGGGAATGGCTGATCTGGTTGCCAACGACTTTCGTTTTCCCACATACTGCACATGAATCTGCCACTTGTTCTCCCCCTTATGAAAAAGTCGTAAAACAGGAAAATTCTAAAGGGAAACGCATTCAAAATCAATTGCTTCCCCGAGAGAGAGTTCAGGGATGCCAGAAGCGATGATTTTCGAATAGACGTGAATGAATGGATCCGGGGAGTACTATGGATAAGCCCGTTCTCTCTCTCGTCTCTCCCTTGCATGTCGTTCCCGATATCGGGAAGAAGAGAGCCGAAAAACTGGAATTGGCAGGGTATCGGACCGTCCTCGATCTCCTCTACTGTTTTCCGTTTCGGTACGAAGACCGTCGGGCCGCTCCATCGATTCGGCAGCTTGTCACGGGAAAACCGTCCGGATTTGTGGCACGGGTCAGGGACATCCGGAAGAAAGCTCTGCGGAATTTTCGGGTTCCTGTGATTGAGGCGGACCTCGAAGACGGTTCGGGAGAAGTCCGGGCTGTCTGGTTCGGTCAGGAGTATTTGCTCAAGACTTTGCCCCCCGGATCCATGGGATTCTTTTATGGCAAGCCTGAAATCTCGGACTACGACGGCCTTTTGACGCTTCGGTCTCCCGTCGTTGAGAAAATGGATGAAGAGAAGAAGGGGCAAAAAAGCTTTCATGTCAACCGGATTGTGCCGGTCTATCATGAATCCCATGGCCTCTCCTCGTCCTTCTTTCGTAAAACCATCGGAGTTGTTCTGACAGCTCTCTGGGGGAATGTTTTCGAGCCATTGCCGCATGCGGTTCTCACCAGTCTTGGGATCATGGGGTGGTTCCCGTCGATTGTCGGGATGCACTTTCCCAGGACTCTTCCCGTGGAGGGAGACATCGATTCCCTCCTCCTCCCCGAATATCCTCCCCGCAGGCGCTTTATTTTTGAGGAGCTTTTTTTCCTTGAGTTTCTGATGGGGTACAAGAAGAAAGAAATCCGGCTCTCTTCCCGTTCCCGGAACCGGCAGACGCCCGACAACGCAGAAACGGCATTTAGCGAAAGTCTTCCGTATGTTCTGACGGAAGCACAGAAGCGAGCCTGTCGGGAGATCGCTTCGGATATGTCAAAGTCTTCTCCCATGAATCGCCTTCTTCTCGGGGATGTCGGCTCTGGAAAGACTGTTGTCGCGGCCTGGGGTGTCTATCTGTCTTTTCGCGGGGGGATGCAGTCCGCCCTGATGGCACCAACGGAGGTTCTGGCGCAGCAACACTATGCTTCGATCACTTCCCTCCTGAAGCCGCACGGTATCCGGATCGCCCTTTTGACACAGTCTGTGAAAAAATCGGAGAAACGGGCCCTGATGGAAGCCGTGCACCGGGGTGACGTGGATTGTGTCGTCGGAACCCATGCCCTGATCCAGGATTCCCTTGTTTTTTCCTCTCTTGGATATATCGTCGTGGATGAGCAGCACAAGTTTGGTGTTGAGCAAAGGAAAACTCTTATCCAGAAAGGGGAAAATCCCGATGTTCTCGTGATGACCGCGACACCGATCCCGCGTTCCCTTGCCCTTTCCTACTTTGGAGATCTGGACCTCTCTGTTCTGGATGAACGACCTCCCGGAAGGCAACCGGTGAAGACGGAAATTGTCACAAAAAACCGCAGGGAGTGTTTTTGGGACGAATCTGTCGCTCCGGCTCTTGACAGGGGTGAACAGGTGTTCGTCGTCTATCCTCTCATTGAAGAATCCCAAGAGGAAAATATCCGGGATGCCACTTCCATGTTCGCTGTCCTTTCGCAGAAATGGCCTTCTGTATCGACAGGGCTTTTGACGGGAAAAATGCCATGGGAGGAAAAAGCGGCCGTCATGGAAGCTTTTCGGTCGGGCAAAATTCGCCTTCTGGTATCGACGACAGTTGTGGAAGTCGGAGTGGACATTCCGGGCGCGACAGTCATGGTCGTGGAAAACGCCGAACGGTTTGGACTGGCACAGCTCCATCAATTACGGGGAAGAATCGGGCGGGGAAGTTTGCCGGGTACCTGCTATCTGATTCCCGGACCCGACGCCTCGCGGGAATCCGTCGGGCGTCTTGAAATACTCGTCCGGACAGAGGATGGGTTTACGGTAGCCGAAGAAGATCTCCGTCTCAGGGGACCGGGAGAGTTTATCGGGACCCGACAATCCGGTTTGCCGATGTTTCAGGTGGCCAGTCTTGTTCGGGATGTCGACATCTTGCTTCTGGCTCGCGAACAGGCTTCAATGTTTCTTGAGCCGTCGTCCGGAGAACTGGTTGAACATTCCTGGGAATGGACGACGCTGATGAACTTTATCCAGAATCGCTATCCGGGAGTCCAGGAATGGCTCATGATCCGTTAACTCCCGCTTCGTCTGAAGAGGAGCAGGAGGATCTTCTGCTTGCTGCCAGACAAGGATGGAACCTTTCTGTCCCTGCGGGTATCCGATTTCTGAAATGGTTTTTCCGTCTTGATGACGCACTCCGTGAAATCCTGACCCGATTTCAGAACGAAACCCGTCTGAGAAGAGCCTATCGGGAAGTGGGAGATTTCCTGTATTCTAAGAGGAATCAGAGTGAACTGGATGAAGCGGATCTGGTCGAACTGGATTTGCTTTTGGGGACGGTTTCGGAGTGTCAGAACAAGGCGGGGGCGGTGAACGAAAGATCCTCTTCCGCGCATGGAAATCAGAGAGGTTTTTAGCATTGGATGTCCGAAAGGTGTGTGTCATTGACGTAGGGACCAACTCCGTCCGGATGATGGTCGCCAGGAGTTCCGGTCAGAGGATTCAGGAGGTTCTCTTTACGGAGGGGCGCATCACGCGTTTGGGGGAGGGGTTAAAACAAACCGGCACGATCAGCCCCGGTCCCCTGGAGAGAACCGTCCGTGTCCTGAATGACTTTCTGGAGAGAGGCAGGGCGTTTGCTCCGGAAAGAATTCGGATTGTGGCGACGAGCGCTGTCCGCCAATCTTCCAATCGCGATGCGGTTGTGAAGGAAGTCCTGCAAAGGACAGGCGTTCCGATGGAGGTGATCGACGGAGAGACGGAAGCCCGTCTGACCTATCTTGGCGCGCTTCAGGACATGGAGGGGTTGACTCCCCCGTATCTCGTCCTGGATATCGGAGGAGGGTCGACGGAACTGATCTTTGGAGAGTCCCGCCAGGATTGTTTGAAGGCTTTTTCCATCGAAGTGGGAGTCGTGACCTTGACGGAAGGGTTCTTGCGGGGGAACCCGCCTTCCCGGAAGGAAATTTCGGAAGCAGAGGCCTTTGTCCGGAGATCCCTCCAACCGGTTTTTTCCCAGCTTCTTCCCTATGTGACATCGAGCATCACGACCGTAGGAACGGCTGGCAGTGTCACCACGCTCCTTGCGATGGCTCTGGGGATGAAAGTTTACAATCCTTCGCTGATTCACCGAAAGGGACTGTCAAGGGGGACCGTTCAGGATCTGTTTGATGAGCTTTCCGGAAAGACCCTGGAAGCGAGGCTTCAGATCCCCGGGGTTGAAAAAGGGAGGGAGGACATTATTTTCGCAGGAGCGCTCATCCTGCTTTCGGTGATGCACGCGCTTTCACAGGCAGGACTCGTCGTTTCCGATTCCGGGCTGCGGGAAGGTGTTCTTCTTCAGACCGCTGGAGAAACGCTCTTCTGACCGGAAAAGGGAGGCAGGCCGTCCCGTCCCGAAAGGTCGGGGTGGTAATGGCAGAAAAGCTCATAGAGAGAGACGTCGTTTGGATGGACCGTCATCGCCTTCATCAAAATTTCAGGTGCCTTGTGACGATTTTCTGTCCGAAGGGCCCATTCATGAAGGACCCGGTAGAACCCCGGCCGTGAGGAATAGTGGGCGAGAAAGGACTCCAGCATTTGTTCGAGGACGGCGAAGCTATCCCCTCCCCGTGTCCGGACGCGGGCCATGGTATGGAAGAGCGTGACGGGTTCACGGGTACTGTGGAGAATGCGTCCATACCATGTCAAGGCAGCTTCCTTGTTCCCTCTTTCTTCCTCCAGAAGTCCCAGCATCCAGTAGAGAACTTCGCTCAGGGGATCGGCGAGAACGGCCTGCTCGAGAAGGGGGAAGGCCGCTTCCCTGTTTCCCGCAAAGTACAGAGAGAGTGCCCGGATGGCGAGACTTTCCGCTGGAGTCAGGGGAAAGTCCTGATCCTCCTTCCAGCGCGAAAGAAGCTTGTCTGTCAGAAATTTTTTTTCAATTTTATCCGGGAACAGAATTTCCATCCACGCCAGCGTTTCAAAAAACAGAAACCAGTCCTTTCTGGAAGACAAAAGCTTCAGAAGAAGAAGACCCGTCCGGGGATCGGGATCCTTTTCGAAAGCGGTCATGTAGGCAGTGATAGCCTTGTTTGAGGATTTTTTCCGGAGGTAGAGGTCTCCGAGAGACCGGAAGGGAAAGGCCTCTTCGAGAGACTGAAAGGCTGTGAAGGCTTTGTCAGGTTCCCCGAGGTCAATATATAGGAGTCCAAGAAGTGTCTCGTATTCCGGGTTGTCCGGTTCCATCGAGAGCGCCCTTTTGATGGCTTCGATGCCGGCCAGCGGTTTTCCGCTGGCCTTGTAGGCCATCGCAATAAAATAGTGCGTTTCGGCGGACTCCCCGGCAGATTCCATGGACAAGCGCAAAGAAT
The sequence above is drawn from the Leptospirillum ferriphilum ML-04 genome and encodes:
- the recG gene encoding ATP-dependent DNA helicase RecG → MDKPVLSLVSPLHVVPDIGKKRAEKLELAGYRTVLDLLYCFPFRYEDRRAAPSIRQLVTGKPSGFVARVRDIRKKALRNFRVPVIEADLEDGSGEVRAVWFGQEYLLKTLPPGSMGFFYGKPEISDYDGLLTLRSPVVEKMDEEKKGQKSFHVNRIVPVYHESHGLSSSFFRKTIGVVLTALWGNVFEPLPHAVLTSLGIMGWFPSIVGMHFPRTLPVEGDIDSLLLPEYPPRRRFIFEELFFLEFLMGYKKKEIRLSSRSRNRQTPDNAETAFSESLPYVLTEAQKRACREIASDMSKSSPMNRLLLGDVGSGKTVVAAWGVYLSFRGGMQSALMAPTEVLAQQHYASITSLLKPHGIRIALLTQSVKKSEKRALMEAVHRGDVDCVVGTHALIQDSLVFSSLGYIVVDEQHKFGVEQRKTLIQKGENPDVLVMTATPIPRSLALSYFGDLDLSVLDERPPGRQPVKTEIVTKNRRECFWDESVAPALDRGEQVFVVYPLIEESQEENIRDATSMFAVLSQKWPSVSTGLLTGKMPWEEKAAVMEAFRSGKIRLLVSTTVVEVGVDIPGATVMVVENAERFGLAQLHQLRGRIGRGSLPGTCYLIPGPDASRESVGRLEILVRTEDGFTVAEEDLRLRGPGEFIGTRQSGLPMFQVASLVRDVDILLLAREQASMFLEPSSGELVEHSWEWTTLMNFIQNRYPGVQEWLMIR
- the rpmB gene encoding 50S ribosomal protein L28, with the translated sequence MADSCAVCGKTKVVGNQISHSHRVTKRIFKPNLQNVRALVNGQARRIRVCTRCIRSGSIKKAL
- a CDS encoding glutaredoxin family protein, whose protein sequence is MAKVSVLYADWCSSCPATKSFWKSLRNDIPFQYEEINIDSERGKELAQRHSIQSVPTTLVNGRVYFVGKPEKTRAIHLLKTLK
- a CDS encoding Rid family detoxifying hydrolase, which gives rise to MNSDHQGAGFPKPVGPYSIFREAEGWIFLSGQIGLDPSTGKIVEGGVEAETRRILSNMEGIFLQAGIGWENCLKMTIYLVDMQDFEKVNEVYGRTLREPFPARSTVGVSALPKGARIEMEAIARKPAP
- a CDS encoding Ppx/GppA phosphatase family protein, giving the protein MCVIDVGTNSVRMMVARSSGQRIQEVLFTEGRITRLGEGLKQTGTISPGPLERTVRVLNDFLERGRAFAPERIRIVATSAVRQSSNRDAVVKEVLQRTGVPMEVIDGETEARLTYLGALQDMEGLTPPYLVLDIGGGSTELIFGESRQDCLKAFSIEVGVVTLTEGFLRGNPPSRKEISEAEAFVRRSLQPVFSQLLPYVTSSITTVGTAGSVTTLLAMALGMKVYNPSLIHRKGLSRGTVQDLFDELSGKTLEARLQIPGVEKGREDIIFAGALILLSVMHALSQAGLVVSDSGLREGVLLQTAGETLF
- a CDS encoding tetratricopeptide repeat protein; its protein translation is MMKDHMASPAPIPSELDAKSQENSYIARVQTLLGEEKTSAALDLLDEGLRLFPVSSPLLVLQGKAFESMRQWEKAEGCYWRSLKEPFSPVPESFLSLAQVRHVSGEPEKALWFLEEGLSLFPENNDLLREAGIQNGLLGQWWLAFRRIRKAFVDQPSKTQNMLAYGALLERLSFADLLPELIPLYEKLVEQDPAITEHQILYARALERNNQIRKAIKHVRTLLKTNPKNPVLLKEIGRLLLNLNEHTRSIDSLRLSMESAGESAETHYFIAMAYKASGKPLAGIEAIKRALSMEPDNPEYETLLGLLYIDLGEPDKAFTAFQSLEEAFPFRSLGDLYLRKKSSNKAITAYMTAFEKDPDPRTGLLLLKLLSSRKDWFLFFETLAWMEILFPDKIEKKFLTDKLLSRWKEDQDFPLTPAESLAIRALSLYFAGNREAAFPLLEQAVLADPLSEVLYWMLGLLEEERGNKEAALTWYGRILHSTREPVTLFHTMARVRTRGGDSFAVLEQMLESFLAHYSSRPGFYRVLHEWALRTENRHKAPEILMKAMTVHPNDVSLYELFCHYHPDLSGRDGLPPFSGQKSVSPAV